A single window of Haemorhous mexicanus isolate bHaeMex1 chromosome 28, bHaeMex1.pri, whole genome shotgun sequence DNA harbors:
- the P3H4 gene encoding endoplasmic reticulum protein SC65, translated as MGGAVPVPVPVAVARSLPALLLAVLAAGLCAAQYEQYSVRGFPAAALEPLQSAYERALEQYADAQWAESAQGLEASLRLHRLLRDSEAHCHRRCAGEPPPAAEDPAGEPRGERDPAWDWERELRLFGRLLLRAGCLRACKRELPVFQLRYPPAQTLRDFQRRQPYQYLHYALFKSNKIEKAVSAAHTFLQKNPKHEMTLRYLNYYRTMLDVDEYLVDLEAQPYEPIFVRAVKLYNGGDFRSSAADMEQALAEYYKAYEDCLAGCEGAYELQEFKDFYPAIADHFVSVLQCKVDCETELTPNVGGYFVEKFVATMYHYLQFAYYKLNDVQDAVRSVSSYMLFDPGDTVMQQNLVYYRFHRERWRLREEDFEPRPEAVRYHNQTVTQKKMLEFARQYLQDDDDEMEVDGGEGLEVLDLPSDGEFEGEGDYEEGFFAEWWQEPRTKGDKDDQEIL; from the exons ATGGGCGGCGCGGTGCCGGTACCGGTACCGGTAGCGGTAGCGAGGTCGCTGCCGGCGTTGCTGCTGGCGGTGCTGGCGGCGGGGCTGTGCGCGGCGCAGTACGAGCAGTACAGCGTGCGCGGCTTCCCCGCGGCCGCGCTGGAGCCGCTGCAGAGCGCCTACGAGCGGGCGCTGGAGCAGTACGCGGACGCGCAATGGGCGGAGAGCGCCCAGGGGCTGGAGGCCAGCCTGCGGCTCCACAGGCTGCTGCGGGACAGCGAGGCGCATTGCCACCGCCGCTGCGCCGGGGAGCCCCCTCCCGCGGCGGAGGATCCCGCCGGGGAGCCCCGCGGGGAGCGGGACCCCGCCTGGGACTGGGAGCGGGAGCTGCGGCTCTTCGGGCGGCTGCTGCTCCGCGCCGGCTGCCTGCGCGCCTGCAAGCGGGAGCTGCCCGTGTTCCAGCTGCGCTACCCGCCGGCGCAGACCCTGCGCGACTTCCAGCGCCGCCAGCCCTACCAGTACCTGCACTACGCGCTCTTCAAG TCAAATAAGATCGAGAAAGCCGTGTCTGCTGCCCACACCTTCCTGCAGAAAAACCCTAAGCATGAGATGACCTTGAGGTACCTGAACTACTACAGGACGATGCTGGATGTGGATGAATACCTGGTCGACCTGGAAGCTCAGCCCTATGAG CCGATATTCGTGCGGGCAGTGAAGCTGTACAACGGTGGGGATTTCCGGAGCAGTGCAGCCGACATGGAGCAGGCACTGGCCGAGTACTACAAGGCCTACGAGGATTGTCTGGCCGGCTGTGAGGGCGCCTACGAGCTCCAGGAGTTCAAGGACTTCTACCCTGCCATCGCAG ACCACTTTGTGAGCGTGCTGCAATGCAAGGTGGACTGCGAGACCGAGCTCACCCCCAACGTGGGTGGCTACTTCGTGGAGAAATTCGTGGCCACCATGTACCACTACCTGCAGTTCGCTTACTACAAGC TGAACGACGTGCAGGACGCGGTGCGCAGCGTCTCCAGCTACATGCTCTTCGACCCGGGCGACACGGTGATGCAGCAGAACCTGGTCTATTACCGCTTCCACCGCGAGCGCTGGCGCCTGCGCGAGGAGGACTTCGAGCCACGGCCG GAAGCCGTGAGGTACCACAACCAGACAGTGACTCAGAAGAAGATGCTGGAGTTTGCCCGGCAGTACCTgcaggatgatgatgatgag atgGAGGTGGATGgtggtgaggggctggaggtgctggacCTGCCCTCTGATGGCGAGTTCGAGGGTGAAGGTGACTATGAGGAAGGCTTCTTCGCAGAGTGGTGGCAGGAACCCAGGACCAAAGGAGACAAAGACGACCAAG AGATCCTATGA